The genome window CTTTAGCTAGCAAGAGTCCCAATCATGGTGGAGAAGATCAAAACCACACAGAAGAGAGGCCAATTGATCtcaattcttcttcctctccttctctgccttcttcctcttcttctttgccTAAATCCTGGCTGATTCGTTTAACTCAAAAAGCCATTAGATTGATCTCAGTTCTTCTTCCTCtcctttgtcttcttctttgcCTTCGTGTGTACAGTAGTTTGGTGACTCATGAAAGAGAGACAATGGAAGAGAAGGAGAGAGGGGTGAAGAAGACAGATAGAAATAATTAGATGAAAATTGTATTTGATGTGTCTATGTTCTAACCTTTGGATTATTTAGTTTCCACATGTCTTTaatcttaaataataataataataataataattaagaataaaaaaataatgtgatttAAAAAGTGTTACTTTACTATGCAAATTGGCAAACATAAAATTACTAGTATCAAGGATGGTTCCATGATtccttattttccttttatccTTTCGTTTCTTGGCGCCGATTGCGGCAAGAAATATATGGACTCCATTTTCTTGAAGTCATTACTACACATAGCCCCCTCATTAATTAGTGGCCTAATCAAAAGGATTTTCCTTTGAGAGAGTATAGGTGTCCATGATATGGAcctaattttttcaaaataaatacaaatacgTATAAAATTCCtataatttatcaataaaacttatcCTAATTCAAAAAAATCTCACTCATccaaattaaaactaatttatttgaaacaataaaatgcatttttcatttttaccgAACAATTTCCAAGCTAAACTAGTCTTGTTACAGTCCATGCATGCAACAATTGAGTATATTACTTACTGTTCCAATCCCCCAATGCCCAGGAATCTTGAGTGCCGATGAAAAAGGTAGCTAAAGAAGGCACTTCCTAGAGTGAATTCCATCTAAAATGTAGTAACAGCCAAACCAAAAAAGCCGTTGAGCCAGCGACTCCATTGAGGACCTAAGGCACATACAACTTTGTTTACCTTACACTGTGACCAATGCCCATCCTAAGGCTACccccttcttccttttcttcactTGCCTCCTTGAAGCGCCCCCAACCCTCCAACAACTCTCTTCAGATTTCTTTAGGAAATTTATGGCTCAACGTCTCTTACCATAACTTTAAAATGGTTGACTTTTAGTTATGAGTTCATGTGAAAATGATTGTCTATCACTTCACTTCGTCAATtatggcaaaaaaattataacaaatggTATGAtcttataaaaactttttctaATACCTCAAAATAAATCTATATCCAACCAATTTTTAAACAGTCCATGTTTTAGTTGACAAACAACTTATGTCACCAAAGAGGCCTTACCTGTCGGTAATGGGAATCAAAGATGTAAGAATTGCACATCATATACATATGGTGTGAAAAGAGTTACTTTACGATGCAAGTCTGCAAACTAATAATATGGGATGAAGGTAGTATTAGGAATGGTTTCACTATTTCCTtggaataaagaaataattagGAATTTTGTAgcttaattaacattttttttttttgtgtttttttggagacattcaaaattcaatttccatCTCCCCATAactaatttcatatatatatatatatatatatataggacaaaatgggcttctgcccttttcggacaaattaattagcattttgcccttcttcccaaactaaataggaaaatgcccctcttttgaaaatcaagtttttcaaaatcgatttaagccctatagtgacgttttcaaggacctatagtgacatttttaaagacttatagtagcgttttataacttgatatccatgaaatcgagttataggcaattttgtTATAGGtaataaaattgcctataactcgatttcatggatattgcctatttattgcctataactcgatttcatagatatcaagttataaaacgttactataggtccttaaaaacgttactatagggctctagaattttattttattttttttttaactcgattttgagaaactcgatttccaaaAGAGAgacatttccctatttagtttgggaagaagggcaaaaggctaattaatttgcccgaaaatggcagaagcccattttgtcctatatatatatatatatatatatatatatatatatatataaagatatgGACTCAAAAGTCAATTCATACTGAAATGATTCACTAAATTATTATAACAGCCAAGTCAAAGTAGCCACCAAACTCGACGGTCCATTGAATGTGTTACGGATAATTGACTAGAGAATTTTAGGAGAATTAGATTAGGATAATTCCAGCAAAATCTTAGGagaatttattttccattgaaaGTGTTACGGATAATAGACTAGACAATCCAACACAACTGACTCATACTCAAATTCCAAAatcaaagaagagagagattaaGATAATTCCAGCAAAATCTTAGgagaatttattttcatttatctaGTTATATTTATCCTCttattattcaaattcaatttgTACCATCTGTAAATGTACTGAACgtaaatataaattcaaaagccttatatcaaaataaaaatgtgcaGAAATTGAAAGGTTCATTGTGGGAGAGGATTTTACACCAATAGATATAGGCTTTTTCATATGAATTATTGCTTTATTTGCCTTTtgacaaagagaaaaaagaaaaggcatcCCCACTAGAATTGAGTAGAGACTAAAGGAAGGTTTCAAATTGGTACGTGCTGATACAAAAGAAAGAACTGAGGTGTCAGAGTATAGGTGTCCATGCTttaaaataaaggtaaaagaagaaaaagaaaagctaagaGATAATCACAATGAACTTTTCCATTAAGTCCTCATTTCGTGGCAGACATTGAACTGTGGTTCACCAATAGGACTATTCAGGATTTCTTAAGTTCTAAGTATGGTCCGCCAAGCAACATGTACATAAGTTGTCCATTGCATCATAGTGATGCCATATCGTTTGTCCAAAAATCTTCGTAAAAAATAAGGTTAGACAGAGTCCATGGAAGAAGCCAATGTGAGTTTGAAACTTCTGATAGacacagaaagccaaagagtGCTTTTTGCTGAAGCGGACAAGAACTTCATCGACTTCCTCTTTCACATTCTGGCCCTGCCCGTCGGAACTTTCATTGCGCTTCTCACAAAGCAGGGAATGGTGGGCAGCTTGGGGAACATTTACGAGAgcattgaaaatttaaatatcacTTACCTTCAACCAAACTTGAACAAAGAGACTCTCCTGAAGCCCAAAGTACACATCTCTGGTGGTGGTACTGGAGTCCCTCTCCTATTGCCAAACGTTGAATCGTCATCATCAACATCTctgaaattttataaatgtgCTGGAAACAACAGGTCCGTTATTTCGTCCCCTTTTGGTGGAGTGCAAACTGTACGAGGCGGCGACTGTATCAATTATGTGGCTAACGACAACCGCGCAATCTGTCCTTCGTGCAAGAACGTTATGAACCACGAGCTAAATTTCGTACACTCACCAAGCGCAACGAATGCGGGCTCTTCCTCCAGTGAGGGAGGATACGTGAAAGGAGTGGTTACATACATGGTGATGGATGATCTAGTGGTGAAACCCATGTCCACCATCTCTAGTATCACTTTGCTTAACAGGTTTAATGTCAAGGATGTAGGAGCTCTTGAGGAGAAAGTGGTCCATTTGGGCATCGATGAGGTATGCCaatcattcttttatttttgtgcaAGAGTCCATTACTtctgttttgtttatttttttc of Quercus lobata isolate SW786 chromosome 8, ValleyOak3.0 Primary Assembly, whole genome shotgun sequence contains these proteins:
- the LOC115957494 gene encoding uncharacterized protein LOC115957494, producing the protein MEEANVSLKLLIDTESQRVLFAEADKNFIDFLFHILALPVGTFIALLTKQGMVGSLGNIYESIENLNITYLQPNLNKETLLKPKVHISGGGTGVPLLLPNVESSSSTSLKFYKCAGNNRSVISSPFGGVQTVRGGDCINYVANDNRAICPSCKNVMNHELNFVHSPSATNAGSSSSEGGYVKGVVTYMVMDDLVVKPMSTISSITLLNRFNVKDVGALEEKVVHLGIDEGVKLLKASLQSKNVLTDVFLPMLKVEIESVM